In Hydrogenimonas thermophila, a genomic segment contains:
- a CDS encoding homoserine dehydrogenase gives MIKIGIIGVGTVGESVAQILEANRDIITARAGKEIVVKKGVVRNLSKPRNINIPLTTDADEVLDDPEIDIVVELMGGVEEPYRVVQKALQNGKAVVTANKALLAYHRYELQETAGDIPFEFEASVAGGIPIIKSLREGLSANHIESIKGIINGTANYILTKMMNEGVDFAPVLKEAQELGYAEADPTFDIGGFDAAHKLLILASIAYGIDAKPEDILIEGIEQITQDDISFAKEFGYTIKLLGIAKKVGECVELRVHPALVPQSEMIAKVDGVMNGISVIGDKVGETMYYGPGAGGNATASAVISDIIAIARGGKASPMLGFKRALESGLKLLNRDEIVSKYYLRLEVADKPGVLSAVSKVMGEQNISIETMLQKPGKDGKATLLLATHICKESAMQEAINKLQTIESVKERPVMIRMES, from the coding sequence ATGATTAAGATAGGTATTATCGGTGTTGGCACTGTTGGTGAGAGTGTTGCACAGATTCTTGAAGCAAACCGAGACATCATAACTGCACGTGCAGGTAAAGAGATCGTTGTCAAAAAAGGGGTTGTTCGTAACCTATCAAAGCCTAGAAATATCAATATTCCACTTACTACCGATGCAGATGAAGTTTTAGATGATCCTGAGATTGATATTGTTGTTGAGTTGATGGGTGGAGTTGAAGAGCCTTACCGAGTGGTACAGAAAGCTTTACAAAATGGAAAAGCTGTTGTAACTGCGAACAAAGCACTTTTAGCTTATCACAGATATGAGCTTCAAGAGACTGCCGGTGATATTCCTTTTGAGTTTGAAGCAAGTGTTGCAGGTGGAATTCCTATTATTAAATCTCTTCGTGAGGGACTTAGCGCAAATCATATAGAGTCAATTAAAGGTATCATAAACGGTACGGCAAACTACATTTTGACTAAAATGATGAATGAGGGAGTAGATTTTGCTCCTGTACTTAAAGAGGCTCAAGAGCTTGGGTATGCTGAAGCTGATCCTACATTTGATATAGGCGGATTTGATGCAGCGCATAAATTGTTGATTTTGGCTTCTATTGCTTATGGAATTGATGCAAAACCTGAAGATATTTTAATTGAAGGTATTGAACAGATTACTCAAGATGACATAAGTTTTGCAAAAGAGTTTGGCTATACGATTAAACTTCTTGGTATTGCAAAAAAGGTAGGAGAATGTGTAGAGCTTAGAGTTCATCCAGCACTTGTACCTCAAAGCGAAATGATTGCCAAAGTTGATGGTGTAATGAATGGTATAAGTGTAATTGGGGATAAAGTAGGCGAAACAATGTATTATGGTCCTGGAGCAGGTGGTAATGCAACAGCAAGTGCGGTTATCAGTGACATCATAGCAATTGCACGTGGTGGTAAAGCATCTCCTATGCTTGGTTTTAAACGTGCATTGGAAAGTGGTTTAAAACTATTAAATAGAGATGAAATTGTAAGTAAATACTACCTGCGTCTTGAAGTAGCTGACAAGCCTGGCGTCTTGAGCGCTGTTTCTAAAGTTATGGGTGAACAAAATATTTCTATTGAGACAATGTTGCAAAAACCTGGTAAAGACGGTAAAGCAACACTTCTATTGGCTACACATATTTGCAAAGAGTCTGCTATGCAAGAAGCAATAAATAAGTTGCAAACCATAGAAAGTGTAAAAGAGAGACCGGTAATGATCAGAATGGAGAGTTAA
- a CDS encoding LL-diaminopimelate aminotransferase, producing MFDEIVFEKLNRLPKYVFAEVNDLKMAARRAGEDVIDFSMGNPDGPPSEKIIEKLIESAKKPKTHGYSASKGIYKLRLAICNWYERRYGVALDPETEAVATMGSKEGYVHLVQAITNPGDTAIVPDPTYPIHSYAFMLAGGAVRKMELVFNERYEVDEDLFFTNLKKALIESVPRPKYVVVNFPHNPSTATVTPAFYERLVDMAKKERFYIISDIAYADITFDGYKTPSILSVDGAKDVAVESFTLSKSYNMAGWRVGFIVGNPKMVGALQKIKSWLDYGMFTPIQVAATIALDELEGEVDNTIEKYRRRRDVLIDAFGKAGWHIEKPSASMFVWAKLPKEALHLGSLEFSKKLLTEAKVAVSPGIGFGEYGDQYVRIALIENEKRIRQAARNIKKYLRTLKEDV from the coding sequence ATGTTTGATGAAATAGTATTTGAAAAACTTAACCGTCTTCCAAAGTATGTATTTGCTGAAGTTAATGACCTTAAAATGGCTGCAAGACGTGCAGGAGAGGATGTAATAGATTTTAGTATGGGCAATCCTGATGGACCTCCGTCAGAAAAGATCATTGAAAAACTTATAGAGTCAGCAAAAAAGCCAAAAACTCATGGTTATTCAGCAAGTAAGGGTATTTACAAGTTACGTTTGGCTATTTGTAACTGGTATGAAAGAAGGTATGGTGTTGCACTAGATCCTGAGACAGAAGCTGTTGCTACAATGGGTAGTAAAGAGGGATATGTTCATCTCGTTCAGGCAATTACAAATCCTGGTGATACAGCAATTGTTCCAGATCCTACATATCCTATACATTCATACGCTTTTATGCTTGCCGGTGGCGCAGTACGTAAGATGGAGCTTGTTTTTAATGAACGTTATGAAGTAGATGAAGACCTTTTCTTTACCAATCTTAAAAAAGCTCTCATAGAGTCTGTTCCTCGTCCAAAATATGTAGTTGTCAATTTTCCTCATAACCCAAGTACGGCAACTGTTACACCAGCTTTTTATGAGCGTCTTGTTGATATGGCAAAAAAAGAGAGATTCTACATTATTAGTGATATAGCATATGCAGATATCACTTTTGATGGCTATAAAACACCATCTATTTTAAGTGTTGATGGTGCAAAAGATGTAGCGGTTGAGAGTTTTACACTAAGTAAAAGCTATAATATGGCAGGTTGGCGTGTTGGATTTATTGTAGGAAATCCAAAAATGGTTGGTGCTTTGCAAAAGATTAAAAGCTGGCTTGACTATGGAATGTTTACACCTATTCAGGTAGCTGCGACTATTGCACTTGATGAGCTTGAGGGCGAAGTGGATAACACAATAGAGAAGTATCGAAGACGCAGGGATGTTTTAATCGATGCGTTTGGTAAAGCAGGATGGCATATAGAAAAACCAAGTGCCAGTATGTTTGTTTGGGCAAAACTTCCAAAAGAGGCACTTCATTTAGGCAGTCTTGAATTTTCTAAAAAACTGTTAACTGAAGCCAAAGTAGCTGTAAGTCCAGGAATCGGCTTTGGAGAGTATGGCGATCAATATGTGCGTATTGCATTAATAGAAAATGAGAAAAGAATAAGACAAGCCGCAAGAAATATCAAAAAGTATTTGAGAACTTTAAAAGAGGATGTGTAA